From one Synechocystis sp. PCC 6803 substr. PCC-P genomic stretch:
- the uvrC gene encoding excinuclease ABC subunit UvrC, which yields MVATVSSTSLLEQPELLERRLQEIPQEPGVYFMGDRQGEILYIGKAKKLRTRVRSYFRDSQPHTARIALMVQQVAEIEFIVTDTEAEALALEANLIKQHQPHFNVLLKDDKKYPYVCITWSETYPRIFITRKRRLNQAKDRYYGPYVDSFSLRQTLRLIQRIFPLRQRRQPLFKHRPCLNYDIGRCPGVCQELITPEDYRQTLQKVAMVFQGRTQELHQLLTQQMEKAAADLKFEQAALIRDQINSLGKLNADQKVSLPQDTISRDAIAVASDGQISAIQLFQIRAGRLVGRLGFFADGVESELEKGEVLQRVLEQHYQQVEAVEIPSEVILPCALPDGELLNDWLTSQRGRKVTFNLPQRQTKAELLEMVERNAQYELERLQKQTAKNVTALEDLAEILNLETLPKRIEGYDISHIQGSNAVASQVVFIDGVPAQQYYRHYKIKNPSIKVGHSDDFASLAEVIIRRFQSSVKGKKNQQDWPDLIMIDGGKGQLSAVVKVLKKMDLLDKFTVVSLAKQREEIFLPGESQPLPTHAEQPGVQLLRRLRDEAHRFAVSFHRQQRLSKSRRSRLDEIPGLGFSRQKQLLAHFRSLDYIREASVKQLQEVPGIGPQLAQTIYDYFHPVNS from the coding sequence ATGGTTGCTACTGTTTCCTCTACGTCTCTTCTTGAACAACCAGAATTATTAGAACGGCGTCTCCAGGAAATTCCCCAAGAGCCGGGGGTTTACTTCATGGGCGATCGCCAAGGAGAAATTCTCTACATCGGCAAGGCAAAAAAATTGAGAACTAGGGTTAGATCCTATTTTCGGGATTCCCAACCCCACACTGCCCGCATTGCTTTGATGGTGCAACAGGTAGCGGAAATTGAGTTTATTGTCACCGATACGGAAGCGGAAGCTTTAGCCTTAGAAGCTAATTTAATCAAACAACACCAACCCCATTTTAATGTTCTGCTTAAAGATGATAAAAAATATCCTTATGTGTGTATCACCTGGTCAGAAACCTATCCCCGTATTTTTATTACCAGAAAACGCCGTTTAAACCAGGCTAAGGATCGTTACTACGGGCCCTATGTGGATAGTTTTAGTTTACGGCAAACATTGCGATTAATACAACGTATTTTTCCTCTGCGGCAACGTCGTCAGCCCCTATTCAAACATCGTCCTTGCTTAAATTATGACATTGGCCGTTGTCCTGGAGTTTGCCAAGAATTAATTACCCCAGAAGACTACCGCCAAACCTTACAAAAAGTCGCTATGGTTTTCCAGGGACGTACCCAGGAACTACATCAATTGTTAACGCAACAAATGGAAAAGGCGGCGGCAGATTTAAAGTTTGAACAGGCGGCTCTAATTCGGGACCAAATTAATTCCCTCGGTAAACTCAACGCTGATCAAAAAGTTTCCTTACCCCAGGACACCATTTCCAGAGATGCGATCGCCGTGGCCAGCGATGGACAAATTAGTGCCATTCAACTTTTCCAAATTAGGGCGGGAAGATTGGTAGGAAGGCTGGGATTTTTCGCCGATGGAGTGGAGTCGGAGTTGGAAAAAGGGGAAGTATTACAGCGGGTTTTGGAACAGCATTATCAACAGGTCGAAGCGGTGGAAATTCCCAGCGAAGTCATTCTGCCCTGTGCTTTACCTGATGGAGAATTGCTCAATGATTGGTTAACTAGCCAACGGGGAAGAAAAGTAACTTTTAACCTCCCCCAAAGACAAACCAAAGCTGAGCTATTGGAAATGGTGGAACGTAACGCCCAGTACGAGTTAGAGAGGTTACAAAAACAGACTGCTAAAAACGTTACAGCGCTAGAAGATTTAGCGGAAATTTTAAATTTAGAAACTTTGCCAAAACGCATTGAAGGTTATGATATTTCCCACATTCAGGGTTCTAATGCTGTAGCTTCCCAAGTTGTATTTATTGATGGAGTGCCAGCCCAACAGTATTATCGCCATTATAAAATTAAAAACCCGTCCATTAAAGTCGGTCACTCTGACGATTTCGCCAGTTTGGCAGAAGTTATTATCCGCCGTTTTCAATCCTCTGTAAAAGGCAAAAAAAATCAACAGGATTGGCCAGATTTAATTATGATTGATGGCGGTAAAGGTCAACTATCAGCGGTGGTTAAGGTGCTGAAGAAAATGGATTTGCTGGATAAATTTACGGTGGTCAGTTTAGCGAAACAAAGGGAAGAAATTTTTCTACCGGGAGAATCCCAACCCTTGCCCACCCACGCGGAACAACCTGGAGTGCAATTATTACGCCGTTTGCGGGATGAAGCCCATCGCTTTGCGGTCAGTTTCCACCGTCAACAACGGCTTAGTAAAAGTCGGCGATCGCGCTTGGATGAAATTCCTGGTTTAGGTTTTAGTCGCCAAAAACAATTGTTAGCCCATTTCCGTTCTTTGGATTATATTCGGGAGGCCAGTGTCAAACAATTACAGGAAGTACCAGGTATTGGTCCCCAGTTAGCCCAGACAATTTATGATTACTTTCATCCGGTTAATTCATAA
- a CDS encoding N-acetylmuramoyl-L-alanine amidase → MMAMESWLGTMIGVGAAVVFTMPAVAQSQPLFLAYPPQNHQTSSPTIFFIGSAAPNVTVTLNGQPIERSAQGNFAPVIPLKMGENQFVFQAESQRIERTITRIGTGPTLSPQGGFAAGSLTPAVPISRPAGEPICFTAIAPTDAMATVTLAGQTIPLTPQGNVVQLPPNNTILHGENQPQVTAADQYKGCQSFNVTNLPAQLGTPQFNLQWRGQNFSTPGPGSVTLLNGDRPQVIVVTSQTGVARTGPGTDYSRLTPLPQGSQASVTGQDGDWLRLDYGGWIKADETRTLPSQAPPRSLIRSVGYQVFGDRTEMRFPLQLPVPVTVHQTEMGLTLSLYNTTAQTDTIRLDNDPIIRNLTWQQISPDRIDYYFTFKTDQQWGYDLRYEGTTLILSLRHPPRISSQPGNLQGVKILLDPGHGGSEAGAVGPTGYAEKDINLLISQRLANRLKSQGANVHLTRTRDEFVSLVDRQTQIAQVQPAIALSIHYNALPDSGNPNETDGISTFWYNAQAADLANFLQRYLVENLGRNSHGVYWNNLALTRPTIAPAVLLELGFMISPQEFEWITNAQAQEQLVQALATGITTWLQQQR, encoded by the coding sequence ATGATGGCAATGGAATCTTGGTTGGGAACAATGATTGGTGTGGGGGCAGCGGTGGTTTTCACTATGCCGGCTGTAGCCCAAAGTCAGCCCTTATTTTTGGCCTATCCACCCCAAAATCACCAAACCAGTAGCCCGACGATTTTTTTCATTGGTTCTGCCGCTCCAAATGTGACCGTTACCCTCAATGGCCAGCCCATTGAACGCAGTGCCCAAGGCAATTTTGCCCCTGTAATCCCTCTCAAGATGGGGGAAAATCAGTTTGTTTTTCAAGCAGAGTCCCAACGGATTGAGCGTACCATTACCCGCATTGGCACTGGCCCCACATTGTCCCCCCAAGGTGGTTTTGCCGCCGGCTCCCTCACCCCCGCTGTGCCCATTAGTCGTCCTGCTGGCGAACCAATTTGCTTTACGGCGATCGCCCCTACGGATGCCATGGCCACGGTGACCTTGGCGGGCCAAACCATTCCCCTCACCCCCCAGGGCAATGTGGTACAGTTACCGCCCAATAACACCATTTTGCACGGAGAAAATCAGCCCCAAGTTACAGCAGCGGATCAGTATAAAGGCTGTCAAAGTTTCAACGTGACTAACTTACCTGCCCAATTGGGAACGCCTCAATTTAATCTGCAATGGCGGGGACAAAACTTTTCCACTCCTGGCCCCGGTAGCGTTACTTTGCTCAATGGCGATCGCCCCCAGGTAATTGTGGTTACCAGTCAAACGGGGGTTGCCCGCACAGGCCCTGGCACCGATTATTCCCGGTTAACTCCTTTACCCCAGGGTAGTCAAGCTAGCGTCACTGGCCAGGATGGGGACTGGTTGCGGTTAGACTATGGCGGCTGGATTAAAGCAGATGAAACCCGTACTTTACCGAGCCAAGCTCCGCCTCGTTCCCTAATTCGCAGTGTGGGTTACCAAGTTTTTGGCGATCGTACAGAAATGCGTTTTCCCTTGCAATTGCCGGTGCCAGTAACAGTACATCAAACTGAAATGGGACTGACTTTAAGTCTTTACAATACCACTGCCCAAACTGACACTATCCGCCTCGATAATGATCCTATTATTCGTAATTTGACCTGGCAACAAATTAGTCCAGATCGGATTGATTATTATTTCACTTTTAAGACTGATCAACAGTGGGGTTACGATCTGCGTTATGAGGGCACTACGCTAATTTTGTCTTTGCGTCATCCTCCCCGTATTTCTTCCCAACCCGGTAACTTGCAGGGAGTAAAAATTCTGCTCGATCCGGGCCATGGGGGTAGTGAAGCGGGGGCAGTGGGGCCCACTGGCTATGCAGAAAAAGACATTAACTTACTCATTTCTCAACGTTTAGCTAATCGCCTCAAATCCCAAGGGGCTAATGTCCATCTCACCCGTACCAGGGACGAATTTGTCTCTTTAGTCGATCGCCAAACCCAGATTGCCCAAGTGCAACCGGCGATCGCCCTTTCCATCCATTACAATGCCTTACCCGATAGCGGTAATCCCAACGAAACCGATGGCATTAGTACATTTTGGTACAATGCCCAAGCAGCGGATTTAGCTAATTTTTTACAGCGGTATTTGGTGGAAAATTTAGGCAGAAATTCCCACGGAGTTTACTGGAATAATTTGGCTTTAACCCGTCCCACCATTGCCCCAGCAGTGTTGTTGGAATTGGGGTTTATGATTAGTCCCCAGGAATTCGAGTGGATTACCAATGCCCAAGCCCAGGAACAATTGGTGCAGGCTTTAGCGACGGGCATTACCACCTGGTTACAGCAACAACGTTGA
- a CDS encoding M67 family metallopeptidase, producing MVQLSLSQVHQDQIYRHGERCYPEECCGLLLGKILIGENGHRHWQVVEVQPTENCWGDVEEFQQNNHQGNKLHYFAIDPKVLLSAQKDCRQKGLSIIGIFHSHPHGQPIPSEFDRAIAWPEYIYLIASGENGRFNTSRSWYLNEAGNFMEVDSTLLL from the coding sequence GTGGTCCAACTAAGTCTGAGTCAAGTTCACCAAGACCAAATTTATCGCCATGGGGAACGGTGTTATCCGGAGGAATGTTGTGGTCTTTTACTGGGGAAAATATTAATTGGAGAAAATGGTCATCGCCATTGGCAAGTAGTCGAAGTACAGCCAACGGAAAATTGCTGGGGTGATGTGGAAGAATTTCAGCAGAATAATCATCAGGGAAATAAGTTACATTACTTTGCCATTGACCCCAAAGTTTTGCTTTCCGCCCAAAAAGATTGCCGCCAAAAAGGGTTAAGCATTATCGGTATTTTCCATTCCCATCCCCATGGCCAGCCCATACCGTCAGAATTTGATCGGGCCATTGCTTGGCCAGAATATATTTACCTCATTGCTTCCGGTGAAAATGGAAGGTTCAATACCAGTAGAAGTTGGTACTTAAACGAAGCAGGAAACTTTATGGAAGTGGACTCAACGTTGTTGCTGTAA
- a CDS encoding site-2 protease family protein — protein MPTTLDQFLVPIVFAIFALAIGVLVWGYRRAKPFGKLGKLAWLQSVVLMAPWLLYFVLFSFGLSISLPAVLVLLLVSGGIYIYLGRQMREEGQAELLRQKAAQRLQDLANGADKTTVLGDSTANTNLEETSPIPPEDLAIIKGIFSIDSFFATETIAYQEGAIFKGNLRTEAEDAFGKLSGKLKELMGEKYRLFLVEGSEDRPVVVILPSTNDPQPSTLAQKNLAVVLLVATIVTTLEASAALLGFDLVDNWQRVGETVPLAIAVGIILLAHELGHLWQAKKWGVRLSWPFLLPNWQIGSFGAITRFESLLPSRNALFDVAIAGPAIGGLVSLLFLIVGLNLSGGNNLFQLPVQFLQGSLLVGTLAKLILGSALKSSVISIHPLTVLGWLGLVINALNLLPAGQLDGGRIVQAIYGRKVARRTTIATLVILGAVSLFNPANPIPLYWAIVVLFLQRQLERPSLNELTEPDDTRAGLGLLALLLMLLTLIPFSPNWALRLGIGG, from the coding sequence ATGCCCACTACCCTAGACCAGTTTTTAGTCCCCATTGTCTTCGCCATTTTTGCCCTGGCGATCGGTGTTTTAGTCTGGGGCTATCGGCGGGCTAAACCCTTTGGCAAATTGGGAAAACTGGCTTGGCTCCAGTCGGTGGTGCTGATGGCCCCTTGGCTATTATATTTTGTCCTTTTTAGTTTTGGTTTATCCATCAGTTTGCCCGCAGTGTTGGTTTTGCTTTTGGTGTCGGGGGGCATTTACATCTATCTGGGTCGGCAAATGCGGGAAGAAGGACAAGCGGAACTGTTGCGCCAAAAGGCAGCCCAACGTCTGCAAGATTTGGCCAATGGGGCAGATAAAACCACTGTGCTCGGTGACAGCACGGCCAACACAAACTTAGAAGAAACTTCCCCCATTCCCCCGGAAGATTTGGCCATTATTAAAGGTATTTTTAGCATTGATAGCTTTTTTGCCACGGAAACCATTGCCTACCAGGAAGGGGCAATCTTTAAAGGTAATTTGCGGACGGAAGCGGAGGATGCTTTCGGTAAACTATCGGGCAAACTGAAGGAATTAATGGGGGAAAAATATCGCCTTTTCCTAGTGGAAGGGAGTGAAGACCGCCCCGTGGTGGTGATTTTACCCAGTACTAATGACCCCCAACCCAGCACCTTGGCCCAGAAAAATTTGGCGGTGGTGTTACTGGTGGCCACCATTGTGACTACGTTAGAAGCCAGTGCGGCCCTGTTGGGCTTTGACTTAGTGGACAATTGGCAACGGGTGGGAGAAACAGTTCCCCTGGCGATCGCCGTGGGTATTATTTTGCTAGCCCATGAATTAGGTCACCTCTGGCAGGCGAAAAAATGGGGAGTCAGGTTGAGTTGGCCTTTCTTGCTACCCAACTGGCAAATCGGCTCCTTTGGGGCCATTACTCGTTTTGAATCCCTTTTACCCAGCCGCAATGCCCTCTTTGACGTGGCGATCGCCGGGCCGGCCATAGGGGGATTAGTTTCTTTACTATTTTTGATCGTGGGACTGAACTTATCCGGGGGCAATAATTTATTTCAACTGCCGGTGCAATTTTTGCAAGGTTCCCTGTTGGTGGGCACGTTAGCTAAATTAATTTTGGGCAGTGCTCTAAAAAGTAGTGTGATTTCCATCCATCCTTTGACGGTGTTAGGTTGGCTCGGTTTGGTAATTAATGCCTTAAATTTATTACCCGCTGGGCAACTCGATGGGGGCCGCATTGTCCAAGCCATCTACGGCCGTAAAGTAGCCCGCCGCACCACCATTGCCACCCTAGTTATTTTGGGGGCTGTTTCCCTATTTAACCCCGCCAATCCCATTCCCCTCTATTGGGCGATCGTGGTTTTATTTTTGCAACGGCAATTGGAACGCCCCAGCTTAAACGAGTTGACGGAACCGGACGACACCAGGGCCGGCTTGGGTTTACTAGCCCTATTGTTAATGTTGCTGACCCTGATTCCCTTTAGCCCCAACTGGGCCTTGAGGCTAGGCATTGGCGGTTAA